Proteins found in one Methanothermobacter thermautotrophicus genomic segment:
- a CDS encoding LysE family translocator yields the protein MTGILLFALTSFLIGLSGAMAPGPLLTVTVSDSIRRGFRAGPLLVAGHVLGEALLVVLILMGLGCILRSGAAPALLGTAGGAVLIWMGILGFRDSEDTESIPDGGSILRGAIISLANPYFFLWWGAVGAALMYRGLESAGTLGLLAFLAGHWSSDLTWYSLVSFMSSRKSFRMDGKPYKLVMRILSSFLILFGVYFIIESLKTISG from the coding sequence ATGACCGGTATCCTCCTATTTGCTCTGACATCATTTCTTATCGGATTATCAGGTGCCATGGCCCCCGGCCCCCTCCTAACTGTAACTGTTTCAGATTCCATCAGGAGGGGATTCAGGGCTGGACCCCTCCTTGTGGCCGGGCATGTCCTCGGGGAGGCCCTTCTCGTTGTTCTGATACTTATGGGGCTGGGTTGTATCCTCAGATCAGGCGCTGCCCCAGCCCTTCTGGGGACTGCAGGTGGAGCGGTCCTTATATGGATGGGGATCCTTGGATTCAGGGATTCTGAAGACACTGAAAGCATACCTGATGGGGGGTCAATCCTCAGGGGGGCCATCATAAGCCTCGCAAACCCCTACTTCTTCCTGTGGTGGGGTGCAGTGGGCGCTGCCCTCATGTACAGGGGACTGGAGTCAGCAGGCACCCTGGGACTTCTGGCGTTCCTTGCAGGTCACTGGTCATCCGACCTCACATGGTACAGCCTGGTATCATTCATGTCATCAAGAAAATCGTTCAGAATGGATGGAAAACCATACAAACTCGTTATGAGAATTTTAAGTTCATTCCTGATTCTCTTTGGAGTATACTTCATTATTGAGAGTCTGAAGACCATTTCAGGATAG
- the ala gene encoding alanine dehydrogenase, with the protein MEKTVVLTRSDVEGLLDMEDCLKAVEGAFVQEALGRVQMPPKMYLFFSRYDGDLRVMPSYLEELEMAGVKCVNVHPSNPDRHSLPTVMAVIELVDPETGFPLALMDGTHITDMRTGAAGGVSVKYLASRDASSLGIIGAGRQAWTQLMAISRVADLEEVRVYCRTPSTREKFALRASREYEVPVRAATEPREAVEGMDIVVTVTPSRRPVVMADWVSPGTHICAMGADAPGKQELDPLILKNARVFYDSLEQATHSGEINVPITEGILGVDDLQGSLGDVMTGKIEGRTSTADVTVFDSTGLSIQDITTAWMVYERAVAGEVGLEVDLQG; encoded by the coding sequence ATGGAAAAAACAGTTGTGCTCACGAGGAGCGATGTTGAGGGTCTCCTTGACATGGAAGACTGCCTGAAGGCAGTTGAGGGTGCCTTTGTACAGGAGGCCCTTGGAAGGGTTCAGATGCCCCCTAAAATGTACCTGTTTTTCAGTAGATACGATGGAGACCTCAGGGTCATGCCCTCCTACCTTGAGGAACTTGAGATGGCCGGTGTTAAGTGTGTCAATGTGCACCCCTCAAACCCTGATAGACATTCCCTGCCAACGGTGATGGCTGTCATAGAGCTGGTGGACCCTGAAACAGGGTTCCCCCTTGCACTGATGGACGGAACCCATATAACCGATATGAGGACGGGTGCCGCTGGCGGTGTATCTGTAAAGTACCTCGCATCCAGGGACGCGTCGAGTCTCGGGATAATCGGTGCCGGAAGGCAGGCCTGGACCCAGTTAATGGCAATCAGCAGGGTGGCGGATCTTGAGGAGGTCAGAGTCTACTGCAGGACACCGTCAACGCGTGAAAAATTTGCCTTAAGGGCTTCAAGGGAATACGAAGTCCCCGTGAGGGCCGCTACAGAGCCAAGGGAGGCTGTTGAGGGTATGGACATCGTTGTAACCGTCACTCCATCAAGGCGTCCTGTGGTCATGGCAGACTGGGTGTCCCCGGGTACGCACATATGTGCCATGGGTGCAGACGCCCCAGGGAAGCAGGAACTGGACCCCCTCATACTCAAAAATGCCCGTGTATTCTATGACAGCCTGGAGCAGGCAACCCACAGCGGAGAGATAAACGTGCCCATCACCGAGGGAATCCTCGGGGTGGATGACCTCCAGGGAAGCCTGGGGGATGTTATGACAGGCAAGATTGAGGGTAGAACTTCAACCGCTGATGTGACAGTATTTGATTCGACTGGACTCTCCATTCAGGACATAACAACAGCATGGATGGTCTATGAGAGGGCCGTTGCCGGTGAGGTGGGCCTTGAGGTGGATCTTCAGGGATGA
- a CDS encoding ATPase domain-containing protein, which yields MERLKIGINGLDDTIGGFPMGRSVLITGEPGCGKTIFGLRFAISSCMEGYNTVYITAEEDANDLHIQANSFGWNTQELEEKGLLNFIELTGIRARITEAELSMDMDPMKGNFTKIIHDIPPEAEVVVIDSLGGYTAKLTAYEFRNQFDLLVYELKQRGITSVIILDSATSKEFNELALFSVYGAIKLGRRENPYTGRRERIMDIVKMRSTKTPLQFLTYEIGGEEGITITEGEEIPQEDMGI from the coding sequence ATGGAGAGGCTGAAGATAGGGATCAATGGACTTGATGATACCATAGGCGGTTTCCCCATGGGAAGGTCCGTTCTGATAACAGGGGAGCCCGGGTGTGGTAAGACCATCTTCGGGCTGCGCTTTGCCATAAGCAGCTGCATGGAGGGTTATAACACCGTCTACATAACAGCAGAGGAGGACGCCAATGACCTCCACATACAGGCAAACTCCTTCGGGTGGAACACCCAGGAGCTGGAGGAGAAGGGGCTCCTCAACTTCATAGAACTTACAGGTATAAGGGCGAGGATAACCGAGGCAGAGCTAAGCATGGACATGGATCCAATGAAGGGCAACTTCACCAAGATAATACATGACATACCCCCTGAGGCCGAGGTGGTTGTCATAGACAGTCTTGGTGGCTACACAGCCAAACTCACAGCCTATGAATTCAGGAACCAGTTTGACCTCCTCGTATATGAGCTCAAACAGCGCGGTATAACATCCGTCATAATACTGGACAGTGCAACATCCAAGGAGTTCAATGAACTTGCTCTATTCTCGGTCTACGGCGCCATAAAGCTTGGTAGAAGGGAGAACCCCTACACCGGTCGCAGGGAGCGGATAATGGACATAGTCAAGATGAGAAGCACCAAAACACCACTCCAGTTCCTCACATATGAGATCGGTGGTGAGGAGGGTATAACCATAACTGAAGGTGAGGAGATCCCTCAAGAGGATATGGGGATCTAA
- the tfrA gene encoding fumarate reductase (CoM/CoB) subunit TfrA, protein MESQVYECDVLIIGSGGAGCRAAIEVSEHNLTPLIVSKGLSFKSGCTGMAEGGYNAAFACVDPEDSPDVHFEDTMRGGGFINDPALVRILVDEAPDRLRDLENYGALFDRQESGLLDQRPFGGQTYRRTCYQGDRTGHEMITALKEEVLRRDIETVEEVMITSLLVEEDRVLGAMGVSIRDSSTVAFRAASTILATGGAGHIYPVTSNTIQKGGDGFSVAWKAGADLIDMEQVQFHPTGMVYPESRRGILVTEAVRGEGGILLNSEGERFMKRYDPRGELATRDVVARAIYTEIMEGRGTRHGGVYLDVSHLPDEVIEEKLETMLLQFQDVGIDIRSEPMEVAPTAHHFMGGVRIDEWGRTNLRNLFAAGEVAGGVHGANRLGGNALADTQVFGRRAGIAAARNALKSSSASIKSAVEEEEYRIKSMVADGSHNPSEIRDKLHEAMWSGVAIVRSRESLESARTVIKDLRMMMGDLNVPETSGFNTCLIEALELENMLITSSLVVESALIREESRGSHYRKDFPETRPEWLKSIVLNRERKTGFIERGLKSA, encoded by the coding sequence ATGGAAAGTCAGGTCTATGAATGTGATGTTCTGATAATAGGCTCCGGGGGAGCCGGCTGCAGGGCGGCCATAGAAGTTTCTGAACACAATCTCACGCCATTAATAGTATCAAAGGGTTTATCATTCAAATCAGGATGCACTGGAATGGCTGAGGGCGGATACAACGCTGCATTTGCATGTGTTGACCCTGAGGACAGTCCGGACGTGCACTTCGAGGATACCATGAGGGGGGGTGGGTTCATCAATGACCCTGCCCTCGTCCGCATACTTGTGGATGAGGCACCCGACAGGTTGAGGGACCTTGAAAACTACGGGGCGCTCTTCGACAGGCAGGAATCCGGGTTGCTTGACCAGAGACCCTTCGGGGGGCAGACATACCGCAGGACGTGCTACCAGGGTGACCGCACCGGCCATGAGATGATAACCGCCCTCAAGGAGGAGGTCCTACGACGGGATATAGAGACCGTGGAGGAGGTCATGATAACATCCCTCCTCGTGGAGGAGGACCGTGTACTTGGAGCCATGGGCGTATCCATCAGGGACTCCAGCACTGTGGCCTTCAGGGCAGCTTCAACCATCCTCGCAACAGGGGGAGCCGGTCACATCTACCCGGTGACCTCCAACACAATCCAGAAGGGTGGTGATGGGTTCTCTGTGGCATGGAAGGCCGGGGCTGACCTGATTGACATGGAGCAGGTCCAGTTCCATCCCACAGGCATGGTCTACCCAGAGTCAAGGAGGGGGATCCTTGTGACGGAGGCCGTGCGGGGTGAGGGCGGAATACTCCTCAACAGTGAGGGGGAGAGGTTCATGAAGAGATACGACCCCAGGGGTGAACTTGCAACAAGGGATGTTGTTGCAAGGGCAATCTACACTGAGATCATGGAGGGGAGGGGCACCAGGCATGGTGGAGTCTACCTTGATGTCAGCCACCTCCCTGATGAGGTCATAGAGGAGAAACTTGAGACCATGCTCCTCCAGTTCCAGGATGTTGGTATTGATATAAGATCCGAGCCAATGGAGGTGGCACCCACAGCACACCACTTCATGGGGGGTGTCAGGATAGATGAATGGGGAAGAACAAACCTCAGGAACCTCTTTGCAGCCGGCGAGGTTGCAGGGGGTGTCCATGGAGCCAACAGACTGGGAGGCAATGCACTTGCGGATACCCAGGTATTCGGGCGTAGAGCAGGGATAGCTGCTGCAAGGAACGCCCTTAAATCATCCTCTGCATCCATTAAATCGGCGGTCGAGGAGGAGGAATACCGTATAAAGTCAATGGTGGCCGATGGATCCCACAACCCATCTGAGATAAGGGATAAGCTTCACGAGGCCATGTGGAGCGGTGTTGCAATAGTAAGGAGTCGTGAGTCCCTTGAATCAGCCAGGACAGTTATCAAGGACCTCAGAATGATGATGGGTGATCTGAATGTCCCTGAGACATCCGGATTTAACACCTGCCTCATTGAGGCCCTTGAACTTGAAAACATGCTTATAACGTCCTCGCTGGTGGTGGAGTCAGCCCTGATAAGGGAGGAGAGCAGGGGGTCCCACTACAGGAAGGATTTCCCTGAAACCAGACCTGAATGGCTTAAAAGCATAGTCCTCAACAGGGAAAGGAAAACCGGGTTCATAGAGAGGGGCCTTAAATCAGCTTAA
- the ribB gene encoding 3,4-dihydroxy-2-butanone-4-phosphate synthase: MIQEALKALKRGEIVLVFDADNRERETDMIVAAEKIKPEHISIMRNDAGGLICVPVSWENSEKLGIPYMTDIMEEASGRYPVLGKLSPHDIPYDDKSAFSITVNHRKTFTGITDNDRALTIGELAGICRDDKHESFGDLFRSPGHVTLLRAADGHVLSRGGHTEMSIALMEMAGLTGVAVCCEMMDDRTGNSLSTEDAMKYAREHDLIFMSGADLIESYMEFRS, translated from the coding sequence ATGATTCAGGAAGCCCTTAAAGCGCTTAAAAGGGGAGAAATAGTCCTTGTATTTGATGCAGATAACCGTGAAAGAGAAACCGACATGATCGTTGCTGCTGAGAAAATAAAGCCGGAGCATATAAGTATCATGAGAAACGATGCCGGGGGACTCATATGTGTTCCTGTCTCCTGGGAGAACTCAGAGAAGCTTGGAATACCCTACATGACCGATATAATGGAGGAGGCATCAGGCAGGTACCCGGTCCTCGGGAAACTGTCCCCCCATGACATACCCTACGATGATAAGTCTGCCTTCTCCATAACCGTGAACCACAGGAAGACATTCACAGGGATAACAGACAATGACCGTGCCCTCACAATAGGGGAACTCGCAGGCATCTGCAGGGATGATAAGCATGAGAGCTTCGGCGACCTATTCCGATCCCCCGGCCATGTCACCCTCCTCAGGGCTGCTGATGGCCATGTACTCAGCAGGGGGGGTCACACCGAGATGAGCATAGCCCTCATGGAGATGGCCGGACTTACCGGTGTTGCTGTCTGCTGTGAGATGATGGATGACAGGACAGGTAACTCTCTCTCAACAGAGGATGCCATGAAATACGCCAGGGAGCATGACCTTATTTTCATGAGCGGTGCAGACCTTATTGAATCATACATGGAGTTCAGATCATAG
- a CDS encoding DUF120 domain-containing protein, with translation MRGTVKSGFGEGAYFITRSVYQEQFRKKLGFDPFPGTLNIEVGDPEILDRIKRGAPVIHGGGGFGDVLYVKAVLNGEVEGAILFPVKTHHRAGCLEFVAPVNLRKTLKLRDGDTVSLDIESDEVQE, from the coding sequence ATCAGAGGAACTGTTAAATCAGGTTTCGGTGAGGGGGCATACTTCATAACTCGCAGCGTATACCAGGAACAGTTCAGGAAAAAGCTGGGCTTCGACCCCTTCCCGGGCACCCTCAACATAGAGGTTGGGGACCCTGAAATTCTGGATAGAATAAAGAGGGGGGCCCCTGTGATACATGGAGGCGGGGGCTTCGGTGATGTCCTCTACGTTAAGGCCGTGCTCAACGGAGAGGTTGAAGGGGCCATCCTCTTCCCCGTCAAAACCCATCACAGGGCCGGGTGCCTTGAATTTGTGGCCCCTGTGAATCTCAGAAAAACCCTTAAATTAAGGGATGGAGATACCGTTAGCCTGGATATAGAGTCTGATGAAGTCCAGGAATAG
- the gatA gene encoding Asp-tRNA(Asn)/Glu-tRNA(Gln) amidotransferase subunit GatA produces METVDKVDMIKNHALTASENLEKFLKRIESENDDINAFVDLKVEEAVKRADEIDARIASGQETGRLAGLVIGVKSNINVEDFNVSAASRTLENYTGSYDATVIRRIKAEDGIIIGMTNMDEFAAGSSTETSFFGPTDNPAAPGRIPGGSSGGSAAAVAAGMCDLALGSDTGGSIRNPASHCGVMGFKPTYGAVSRQGLLDLAMSFDQIGPLAADVSGISLALEVISGHDPADPTTLEGSPDLEAATELKDLRVGVVREFLEVTDEAIDDVIQDKLGAIEDEGAEIVELEFEYIDLCLPTYYLINYVEFFSATRKYDGRKYGHRIEDVCGPEVLRRIHMGSYISQKELSGRYYKRALQARSLIRREITGLLTNVDIIAGPTVPKLPHKLGEELEPMEMYAYDVLTVIANLAGIPAASIPAGDVGGVPVGLQLQAKPCDDGIILSAMREIASL; encoded by the coding sequence ATGGAAACTGTTGATAAGGTTGATATGATTAAGAATCATGCCCTGACCGCATCAGAAAACCTTGAAAAATTTCTTAAGAGGATTGAGTCCGAGAACGATGATATCAACGCCTTCGTAGATTTAAAGGTTGAGGAGGCCGTTAAGAGGGCAGATGAGATAGACGCAAGGATAGCCTCTGGCCAGGAGACAGGGAGACTGGCGGGCCTTGTGATAGGAGTTAAAAGCAACATCAACGTGGAGGACTTCAACGTATCAGCAGCTTCAAGGACCCTCGAAAATTACACTGGAAGCTACGATGCAACTGTTATAAGGCGCATAAAGGCGGAGGACGGCATAATAATCGGCATGACCAACATGGATGAATTTGCCGCCGGAAGTTCAACCGAGACCTCATTCTTCGGTCCAACAGACAATCCAGCAGCCCCTGGAAGGATCCCGGGCGGTTCAAGTGGTGGAAGTGCTGCCGCAGTGGCTGCTGGCATGTGTGACCTGGCACTTGGATCAGATACAGGGGGTTCAATAAGGAATCCAGCATCACACTGCGGTGTAATGGGCTTCAAACCGACCTATGGGGCAGTTTCCAGGCAGGGACTTCTGGACCTCGCCATGAGCTTTGACCAGATAGGGCCCCTGGCAGCGGATGTCTCAGGGATCTCCCTGGCCCTTGAGGTCATATCAGGCCATGACCCTGCAGACCCCACAACCCTGGAAGGTTCACCTGACCTTGAGGCGGCGACTGAGCTGAAGGACCTAAGGGTCGGTGTTGTCAGGGAGTTTCTGGAGGTCACCGATGAGGCTATAGACGATGTTATCCAGGATAAACTGGGCGCCATTGAGGATGAGGGCGCCGAGATAGTTGAACTGGAATTTGAATACATAGACCTCTGCCTCCCCACCTACTACCTCATAAACTACGTTGAATTCTTCTCAGCCACCAGGAAGTATGACGGCAGGAAGTACGGCCACAGGATAGAGGATGTTTGCGGTCCTGAGGTCCTCAGGAGGATACATATGGGTTCCTACATAAGTCAGAAGGAATTATCTGGAAGATACTACAAGAGAGCCCTCCAGGCAAGATCCCTCATAAGGAGAGAGATAACAGGTCTTCTCACCAACGTGGACATAATAGCGGGGCCAACGGTTCCAAAACTACCCCACAAACTGGGCGAGGAGCTTGAACCAATGGAAATGTACGCCTATGATGTCCTGACGGTCATAGCTAACCTTGCAGGCATACCGGCTGCAAGCATACCGGCAGGAGATGTGGGGGGAGTTCCTGTTGGTCTGCAGCTACAGGCAAAGCCCTGCGATGACGGCATAATATTATCGGCCATGAGGGAGATTGCTTCACTGTAA
- a CDS encoding AAA family ATPase, with translation MRIGLVCVRGSVPAFENFGFLPTDIVGANGLVKGSRAHRVLDGIIIPGGSIVESGSLSPELGSEIRRMAADGKFVLGICSGFQALAERTDIGRRSPCPVYREGLGLLNVTFHPMISNDRVEATITGESFLTSGMSGESITGFHCHTYGEIRGDAPEIMRSSIVRADYRERPGEIISGVCSDDGNVAGTMVHGCLDENPALVDNILEFLDADETSRERILEANRKLREALRSELGISTGIRVTDIGGVRGTPPAIMIASTGSDSGKTFILTGLAGALRRRGLRVGVIKVGPDVRDIVPALYLIKEPMEEHSSIRIGRLGWMELRDVLESVRGRYDIILIEGVMSILTGLLNDITPYSGAEIALAAGIPVIMVAGCSKGGIESAVVDLDAHIAVLEGLGVDVSCGILNRVYDMDIFERASGGRYLAIPRIEMSERGGTPEVEIKLEDFCLKAMETVEEHLDVDALIRLAKKPEFRGYMGPEEIRRVFRG, from the coding sequence ATGAGGATTGGACTCGTCTGTGTCAGGGGATCGGTCCCTGCCTTTGAGAACTTCGGATTTCTCCCAACGGATATTGTTGGAGCTAATGGCCTTGTGAAGGGTTCAAGGGCCCACAGGGTCCTGGACGGGATCATAATACCGGGGGGAAGCATAGTTGAGTCAGGAAGCCTTTCACCTGAACTTGGATCCGAGATAAGGAGGATGGCGGCCGACGGAAAATTTGTACTGGGGATATGCTCAGGTTTCCAGGCCCTTGCAGAGAGGACAGATATAGGGAGAAGGTCTCCATGCCCTGTTTACAGGGAGGGCCTGGGACTACTTAACGTAACCTTCCACCCCATGATAAGCAACGACCGGGTGGAGGCAACCATAACCGGAGAGTCCTTCCTCACCTCCGGGATGTCAGGTGAGAGCATAACAGGTTTCCACTGCCACACCTACGGTGAGATACGTGGCGATGCACCTGAGATAATGAGGTCCAGCATAGTCAGGGCAGACTATCGTGAAAGGCCGGGGGAGATCATATCAGGGGTCTGCAGTGATGATGGTAACGTTGCAGGGACCATGGTCCATGGCTGCCTGGATGAGAACCCTGCCCTCGTCGATAACATCCTGGAATTCCTTGATGCAGATGAGACATCAAGGGAGAGGATACTTGAAGCCAACAGGAAACTTCGTGAAGCCCTGAGATCTGAACTCGGGATATCAACGGGTATACGCGTGACAGACATTGGAGGGGTGAGGGGCACGCCACCCGCCATAATGATAGCATCCACGGGTTCAGACTCAGGTAAAACCTTCATATTAACGGGCCTTGCAGGCGCCCTCAGGAGGAGGGGCCTCAGGGTGGGTGTTATCAAGGTGGGACCCGATGTCAGGGACATAGTCCCCGCCCTCTACCTCATAAAGGAGCCAATGGAGGAGCACTCATCCATAAGGATAGGCCGCCTGGGCTGGATGGAGCTCAGGGATGTCCTTGAATCTGTGAGGGGAAGATATGACATAATACTTATCGAGGGAGTTATGAGCATCCTCACGGGCCTCCTGAATGATATAACACCATACTCAGGGGCTGAGATTGCCCTGGCAGCCGGGATCCCTGTGATAATGGTTGCCGGTTGCAGTAAGGGCGGCATAGAGTCTGCAGTGGTTGATCTTGACGCCCACATAGCTGTACTTGAGGGACTGGGTGTTGATGTATCCTGTGGAATACTGAACAGGGTCTATGATATGGATATATTTGAGAGGGCATCAGGTGGAAGGTACCTTGCCATCCCGAGGATAGAGATGAGTGAGAGGGGTGGCACACCTGAGGTTGAGATAAAACTTGAGGACTTCTGCCTGAAGGCCATGGAGACTGTGGAGGAGCACCTCGATGTCGATGCCCTCATCAGATTAGCAAAAAAACCAGAATTTAGGGGTTACATGGGCCCCGAAGAAATCAGAAGGGTATTCAGGGGTTGA
- the sepS gene encoding O-phosphoserine--tRNA ligase gives MKRKDIVKLSRRDFERAWLESGRSLSKPHHDMQYPRLRFETGKSHVLYDTIWMIREAYLRLGFSEMVNPLLIDEEHIYRQFGPEAPAVLDRCFYLGGLPRPDIGLGADRIQMIEDMGIEVSEEKLENLKEVFRSYKKGDLSGDDLVLEVSNALEVESHDGLRVLERVFPEIRDLKPVSGRTTLRSHMTSGWFISLQNIHDRYRMPLKLFSIDRCFRREQKEDSSHLMTYHSASCVFVDDEVPLDVGKAVAEGLLEHLGFSRFRFRPDEKKSKYYIPGTQTEVYAYHPLLKEWVEVATFGLYSPIALSMYGIDREVMNLGVGVERVAMILNQASDVREMVYPQIYGEWRLSDRDIAEMLRINLHPVTSDGRMLMEQIIKTWRAHADAPSPCSFEVYSGEFLGRRIEVSALEVEENTRLLGPAVWNNVYIYDGNILGVPPGTELDSDLIIRARKEGLNTGITYMEALAAEAAYRIEEMVVSGAEEVEIRSTIARSLSDLNLTLEDAAMRYITGKNREIDLRGPLFSTIRCKLRG, from the coding sequence TTGAAAAGAAAGGATATAGTGAAGCTTTCAAGGAGGGACTTTGAAAGGGCATGGCTTGAAAGTGGGAGGAGCCTCAGTAAACCCCACCATGACATGCAGTATCCACGCCTCCGATTTGAAACCGGAAAATCTCATGTACTCTATGATACCATCTGGATGATAAGGGAGGCCTACCTGCGCCTCGGCTTCAGTGAAATGGTGAACCCGCTCCTCATAGACGAGGAGCACATATACCGCCAGTTCGGGCCCGAGGCCCCTGCAGTGCTGGACAGGTGCTTCTACCTTGGGGGCCTCCCAAGGCCCGACATCGGACTCGGGGCCGATAGAATTCAGATGATAGAGGATATGGGTATAGAGGTATCTGAAGAGAAGCTAGAAAACCTGAAGGAGGTCTTCAGGTCATACAAGAAGGGTGACCTTTCAGGGGACGACCTGGTCCTGGAGGTCTCAAATGCCCTTGAAGTTGAGAGCCATGATGGTCTGAGGGTCCTTGAGCGGGTGTTCCCTGAGATAAGGGATCTGAAGCCAGTTTCAGGGAGAACCACCCTCAGGTCCCATATGACATCAGGATGGTTCATATCACTCCAGAACATCCACGACAGATACAGAATGCCCCTGAAGCTTTTCTCAATTGACCGCTGCTTCCGGAGGGAGCAGAAGGAGGACTCAAGCCACCTTATGACCTACCACTCCGCATCCTGTGTCTTTGTGGACGATGAGGTCCCTCTCGATGTGGGTAAGGCCGTTGCAGAGGGACTCCTCGAACACCTGGGATTCTCAAGGTTCAGGTTCCGCCCGGATGAGAAGAAGTCCAAGTACTACATACCCGGCACCCAGACAGAGGTCTACGCCTACCACCCCCTCCTTAAGGAGTGGGTTGAGGTGGCAACCTTTGGCCTCTATTCACCAATAGCCCTCTCCATGTACGGGATAGACAGGGAGGTCATGAACCTGGGAGTGGGGGTTGAAAGGGTTGCCATGATACTCAACCAGGCCAGTGACGTGCGTGAAATGGTCTACCCGCAGATATATGGGGAGTGGAGGCTGTCTGACAGGGACATCGCCGAGATGCTCAGGATAAACCTCCACCCTGTAACCTCCGATGGTCGCATGCTCATGGAGCAGATAATCAAAACCTGGAGGGCCCATGCAGACGCCCCATCCCCCTGCAGCTTCGAGGTCTACAGTGGAGAGTTCCTGGGACGACGGATAGAGGTGAGTGCCCTTGAGGTGGAGGAGAACACCCGGCTTCTGGGACCCGCAGTATGGAACAACGTTTACATATATGATGGAAACATCCTAGGGGTGCCCCCCGGGACCGAACTCGACAGCGACCTCATCATCAGGGCCAGGAAGGAGGGCCTGAACACAGGCATAACCTACATGGAGGCCCTTGCAGCCGAGGCCGCCTACCGCATAGAGGAGATGGTTGTAAGCGGCGCAGAGGAGGTTGAGATAAGGAGCACGATAGCAAGGTCCCTCTCTGACCTTAACCTCACACTCGAGGACGCCGCCATGAGGTACATAACAGGTAAAAACCGTGAGATCGACCTGAGGGGGCCGCTGTTCTCAACAATAAGGTGCAAGTTAAGGGGGTGA